The Planctomycetia bacterium DNA segment GCGAGACTGACCGACCTCTCCATGGCGAACGCTTCGCAGCACCTCAAGGTATTGCGCTCGGCGCGACTGATCGACGCCGAGAAGAAGGGGCTATATGTCGAGTATCGACTCGCCGACGAATCGGTCGGCCGGTATCTATTGTCGACGCAGTCCCTCGCGGACGCGCGTCTCGCCGAAATCCGTCAACTCACGCACGATTTCTTGGAGCAACGCGGGGCGCTGGAGCCGGTCAACCGCGAGGAACTGATGCGCCGCGTTCGCGAGGGGGACGTGATCGTATTGGACGTGCGTCCGAGCGAGGAGTACGCCGCAGGGCATATCCCCGGCGCGGTGTCCGTCCCGATCGGCGAGCTGAAATCGCGGCTGAAGGAACTGCCGAAGGGCAAGGAGATCGTCGCGTACTGCCGCGGCCCCTATTGCATCATGTCGATCGAGGCGGTGGAACTGTTGCGAAAAAAGGGATTTCGCGCCCAACGGATGGAACAAGGCGTACTCGACTGGCGCGCGCGGGGCTGGCGCATTGAGGCCGGAACAAAAAAGGCCGGACGATAGCGACCCCCAGACTGTCCACAGCATTTCATCATTGATGGAGATACCAACGCGAAACTGCTTTCCGTCGGCGTTCTGGCTGCAGTGACGGCCCTGGCAGCGTTATTCGCTGACGACCCTCACGAGATGGACGGTTTCCGACTCTTCCCGGTAGACGACACCGTGTGGCGAGATGGGCCGCCGTCGTTACCGAAGGGAGCGCAGATCGCTGTGCCGAA contains these protein-coding regions:
- a CDS encoding metalloregulator ArsR/SmtB family transcription factor; amino-acid sequence: MSISHRQFKDGVYEQLARIGKAVSAPKRLELLELICQGPRTVEALARLTDLSMANASQHLKVLRSARLIDAEKKGLYVEYRLADESVGRYLLSTQSLADARLAEIRQLTHDFLEQRGALEPVNREELMRRVREGDVIVLDVRPSEEYAAGHIPGAVSVPIGELKSRLKELPKGKEIVAYCRGPYCIMSIEAVELLRKKGFRAQRMEQGVLDWRARGWRIEAGTKKAGR